Proteins from one Triticum aestivum cultivar Chinese Spring chromosome 7A, IWGSC CS RefSeq v2.1, whole genome shotgun sequence genomic window:
- the LOC123154686 gene encoding uncharacterized protein: MACVKAIGVLCFLVFVALSSYPHRAQADHCFADKSKVMRKCWRNIGKNVGEHPLLHGSVCCQVIRAATDIHCVCDKFTIDELARISLAKFAMATHVCGNGLRAHTHCAGYTVPVITLPAPPPPGST, translated from the exons ATGGCCTGTGTTAAGGCAATAGGAGTTTTATGCTTCCTAGTCTTTGTGGCCCTCTCTTCATATCCACACCGTGCACAAGCAGATCACTGCTTCGCGGATAAAAGTAAGGTGATGAGGAAATGCTGGAGGAACATTGGGAAGAATGTTGGCGAGCACCCCCTTCTACACGGGAGCGTCTGTTGCCAGGTGATAAGGGCAGCAACAGACATCCACTGCGTCTGTGATAAATTCACAATTGATGAACTGGCTAGGATCAGTCTAGCCAAATTTGCCATGGCTACACATGTATGCGGCAATGGGTTGCGTGCACACACTCACTGTGCAG GTTACACAGTTCCTGTTATAACGCTACCTGCACCCCCACCTCCGGGCAGTACCTAG